In the Betaproteobacteria bacterium genome, GCAATAGTGGGCGCCCCCGCCGCTGTGGGACTCGCGGGCATCGCGAATGCCGCGAGGAGCCCTGGCTCGATCACTGCCAGCGGCAAGGTAGCGATCGTCACGGGCTCGTCACGAGGAATCGGCGCTGCGACGGCAAGGCGGCTTGCCCGGGATGGCTACGCCGTGACGGTCAACTGCGAGAAGAATCGCGACCTCGCCGCGAACGTCGTGCACGACATCGAGTCGGCGGGAGGCCGGGCAATCTCGGTACAAGCGGACGTGAACGATCCGAAGGCGGTGCAACGTCTCTTCGATTCATGCGAGCGGGCGTTCGGCGGTGTCGATGTGGTGGTCGCCAACGCGGGCATCATGCGGCTTGCTCCCATTCGCGACATGCCCGACGAGGATTTCGATCGCATGTGGGCGGTCAACGGCAAGGGGAGCTTCAACACGCTGCGCGAGGCGGCCCGGCGCGTTCGAGATGGGGGTCGAATCATCGCACTGTCGTCGAGTATCACTCAGCTGCGCACGGCTACTTACGGCCCTTATGCAGCCACCAAGATGGCGCAGGACATCTTCGTCAGCTGCCTGGCCAAGGAGCTGGAGGGCCGTCACGTGTCGGTCAATGCGCTGGCTCCCGGCGTCGTCAATACTACGTTGTTCACGGATGGAAAGACGCCTCAGCAGATCGCCGGCTTCGTTCAACGTACCCCGCACAAGCGTCTTGGCGACCCTTCGGATATTGCCGACGTCATCGCAGCGCTTTGCAGCGTCGATGGCGCGTGGG is a window encoding:
- a CDS encoding SDR family oxidoreductase; translation: MERAAENPTIAVSPDRRRMLAAIVGAPAAVGLAGIANAARSPGSITASGKVAIVTGSSRGIGAATARRLARDGYAVTVNCEKNRDLAANVVHDIESAGGRAISVQADVNDPKAVQRLFDSCERAFGGVDVVVANAGIMRLAPIRDMPDEDFDRMWAVNGKGSFNTLREAARRVRDGGRIIALSSSITQLRTATYGPYAATKMAQDIFVSCLAKELEGRHVSVNALAPGVVNTTLFTDGKTPQQIAGFVQRTPHKRLGDPSDIADVIAALCSVDGAWVNGQTVFANGGLV